The genomic window GCCGCGTCGACTGGTCTCAGGCCTTGAGCGACCTCACAGATCAGCTCCCCCAGTCCGCAGGGCAACTCACAGCCCGCTTCACTCGCCTCTCCACCGACCTGCCCGCTCCTGTCGCGGCAGCTACACCGGTAGCGACGACCGCTGCAGACGGCACGACGACCCCTGTGGTCGCGCCGATTCCGGCCGCGAGTGTCCCCCTCCCCACCTACCAGTTGGAGTTCAAGGCGGCGTCCCGCGCAGCAGCGACGGCCCTGATCACCAACCTGGAGCAGACCTACGTGCTCGATACGCAGACGCTGACCCGCAACCCGGACGGCAGCTGGCGTATCCAGGCCAACGCCACGACCAAACCCGCGACGACTGAATCCGCCGCGACGGCCGCGACCCCGGAGACTCCGTGAACACCCCTCTGATCATCGGCCTGAGTGTCGTCCTGGCTCTCGCCGGCACGCTCACCCTCGGCAAGTCGGCCTACGAACAGCGTCTCGCTCTCCAGGGCGCACTGTCAGCTTCACAGGAGGAGTACCAGTCTGGACTGGCGACCATCGCCCGCCTCCCCCAGCTGCGCACCAGCGCCGAACAAGCCCGGACGGAACTCGCGGACCTTCAGCGGGAATTTCCGAGTAGCGAAAACCTGGGCGTGCTCCTCGAGCAGACCCAGCGACTCGCGCAACAGTCCGGTCTAGAGGTTCAGAACATCGCGCGCAGCACCGGCCCAAGCGCCATCCCCACCATTGCGGAAGTCCGCCTCAACATCCGCGCCGATGGCACGTACCCCGACACGGAGGCCTTCCTCCGAGCCGTGAAAGCGGACAAGCGAATCATGAACGTCACAGGATTTTCGACGGCTGGCGATGGCGCACAGAACATCAAACTCACCGGCTACGTCCGGCAGGGGGAATAACAATGAGCACGCACCCGAGCTCTGAAACAGCCCCCAAACAGGGCGCGCCTACCAGAAAGGCTATCCCGCCACGCGCGCTCCTGATCAGTGGCGTCCTCGCCGCCGCCGTCATCGGCACAGCCGGTTACTTCGCCACCAGACCCCCAGCCGCTCCTGACGTGCTCACCACCGCACCCGTGACCGTGCCTGCTCCCATCACCTCCACTGCCTCGACCCAGGACTCCTCTACCCCCCCTGTCTCCACCGGGTCAACCCCCAACACCGGATCCCCGACGAAGCCGGTTGCAGCAACTGTGGCGACCAATGATCCAGGCCGAGTGCGCGATCCGTTCGCTCCCGCCGAAGACAAGGCCACGCCCGCAACGGTCTCCACCCCGACCACGCGCATCGTCACTGCGCCCCGTGCGGCCGCCCCAGTGGTGCAGCAGTCCACCCCTGTGGTACGTGCCCCAGGAACGGCGGAGCCTGGTATTCAGGTGTTCACGCAACCCGCTCGGAATTCCACGGTCGTTCCCCAGCCTGCCCCGGTCACCACCGCACCGACGGCCATCGTGACCGCCCCTAATCCAGTGGTCACGTTGACGCCCGTCACGCCCCAGGCCAGTGCAGTGACACCTGCGGTGCCACAAACCAGCTCAATCCCCCCGGTGCGCGAAATCACGGTCACCTCACCCGCCGTAGTCGTGACCACCCCTGTAGCACCTGTCGTCATTCCCTCGTCGACACCCACAGCAGGTCCGGTTGCTGCCCTCCAGACTCCCGTTCCTGCTCCTGCCTCTGCACCTGCGCTCAATGTGACCCAGCAGTGGCTCCAGGATCACCGGGTGACTTATGGCGGCCGCGCGGACAGTGGCGAGAACACCACCGTCATTCTCAACACCAACGAAGGGCAGGTCTTTGTCGACGTCGGCCAAGTCATTCCAGGCACTGAAGTCACCCTCACGAGTGCTGACAACCAGAACCTCGTGTTCACTCAGAAGAGTAAGACCGCCAAGCTCACCATCCCCGCTTCTCCCACGACTGACACCGGAGCCCAACCATGAACATCAAACCCATCTCGACCCTGCTGACCCTGACCCTCCTCACCGCCGCCGCCGCTCAGGGCAGTGACGCACCAGCAACCACCATCGTTGTCCCCGGCAGCACCGTCATCCGTACTGCCCCGGTCAACCTTCCCGATACGGCCGAACTCCGCCGTCCTGTCACCCTGACGATCCCTGCCGGCGGCATGACCCTGGACACTGCCCTGACCCTCGTGGCCCGCACAGCTGGTTTCACGGTGCTGACGCAAGGCCTCCCCCAGGTGCAGCTACGTACTGGCCTGCAAGGCCTGAGCGCTGGCCGCGCCATCGAGACGCTACTGAACCTGTACGCCCCCAACAGCAGCGCCACCCTCGAAGGTAAGGTCCTCATCATTGGCGACGCCGCTGCCGTTCGCCGTGTGCAGGGCATCGCTCCCCAGACCATGGACACCAGCCGTCAGACCCGCACCGTCCTGGTCCCTGGCCTCACCGGCGAACAGCTGACCCGCGTCACCTCACTCCTGACCGCTCAGAGCGCCCTATTTGATACTGGCGTGGTCCTGCTGGCTGGGACGACCGAGCAGCTCGACGCCTCCGAAAAGACCCTGAAGGGGCTGCCCAAACCCGCAGCTGCGGTGGTTGCGACCACCCCCGTGCAGGTCACGCAGACCTACATCGTGCAGAGCGACGTGGCGCAGACGAGCGCGGCCGTGCGCGAACTGGGCACGACGGTCAGCGTGGTCGGCAACGCCCTGATCGTCCGGGGCAATGTCAAGCAGCAGGCCGACGCCGCTGCGCTCGTGGTCGCCCTCAATCAGAGCGTGGGTACGAAGGCCGCCGCTCAGCAGGTCCGGAGCGTCAAGCAGAGCTACGACACAGTCGCCGTGACGGAAGATGCCCAGGTCCTCGCTGCCCTACTGCCGGACGTCAAAGTCACCCCCCTGGCCACGCAAGGCCTGCTGATCGTGGATGCCCCGCAAGAAGTGCAGGGCGCCGTGGCCGTCATCCTGAAGACCCAGCGGGACCGCCGCGCCGGCCGCGCCATCAGCTACTACACCATCAACACCGGACGCGCCGCTGACCTCGTGAGTGTCCTGAAGCGCGAACTGCCGGGCGCAGACGTGCAGGTGGTCGAAGGTCGCAACATGCTCAGTGTTCAGGCCGCCCGCGCCGATCAGGAACGGGTCGTGACCCTCCTGGGCCAACTGCAGGCTGCCCCGACCACAGGTAACGCCGGGAGTGCCAATGAGATCATCACGCGCAGCGTTACGCTCGGGTACAGCGATGCGCAGACCCTGGCGACGAGCGTCAGCAGCCTGGCCCAGACCGTTGCAGCTGCGGCTGCCGCCACCAGCGCGGCCACCGCGACAGGCGCCGTGGCGGCGGCCCCGGCGGCCACCACCACCGTTCTGGCCAACGCTGACACCAACAGCTTGCTCCTGACCGGTCCGCGGACCATCGTCGAGGAACTCACCCGCGCCATTGCAGCCATCGACCAGCCGGCCCAGGGGGTGCGCGTGCGACTGCGCGTCGAGCAGGTGTCCGAGTCTGATTTGGCAAACCTGGGCATCAACTGGAAGGTCGGCGTGGGCGGCGTGGAGGTCGGCCAGAGCGACGGTAACCTGACGGTCGGATACGCCCCCAGCCTCAGCCCCGCGTCCATTCAGGTTGCCCTGAACACCGCCCGGACGAAGGGCACCGGGAAGACGATCATTGACAGCAACTTCCTCACGCTCAGCAACAAGGACACGAACTTTAACAACGGCGGCGAGCTCCTGTTCCCGGCCACGAGCACGATCGTCAACGGCGCGGCCGTCACCACCCCCGGTCAGACGTACAGCTACGGCCTGGGTATCAAGGTCCGCCCCCGCGTGGCCCCAGACGGCACGATCACCCTGACCCTGGACACCACGCTGGGCAGTAGCCCGTCTGCCGGCCCCCTCGCCAGCATCAACCAGACCAAGCAAAGCCTTCAGAACACGGTCATGGCCCGCCCGGGCGAAACCGTGGTGTTGGGCGGCATCATCAGCACGACCGACGACCAGAGCCGCCGCGGCGTGCCCGGCCTGATGGATATTCCCGTGCTCGGCCAGCTGTTCGGCAGCAGCAACAAGACCGCGACCCGCACGGCGCTGCTCTTCCTGCTCACGGCTGACCCGATCACGCCTCCCGCTGCCCAGCGCACGGGTGCTGGAGCAGAGCGCGTGAATGTCCCGGCCACCCCTGTCACGACCGAAGGCAGCCAGCGGCCTTGAACATTCGCAGCCTCGCGCTGCTGCTGGGCCTGCTCTGGGGGCAGGCCCATGCTCAAAGCAGCCTCCT from Deinococcus sp. Leaf326 includes these protein-coding regions:
- the pilO gene encoding type 4a pilus biogenesis protein PilO — protein: MNTPLIIGLSVVLALAGTLTLGKSAYEQRLALQGALSASQEEYQSGLATIARLPQLRTSAEQARTELADLQREFPSSENLGVLLEQTQRLAQQSGLEVQNIARSTGPSAIPTIAEVRLNIRADGTYPDTEAFLRAVKADKRIMNVTGFSTAGDGAQNIKLTGYVRQGE
- a CDS encoding type II secretion system protein GspD; translation: MNIKPISTLLTLTLLTAAAAQGSDAPATTIVVPGSTVIRTAPVNLPDTAELRRPVTLTIPAGGMTLDTALTLVARTAGFTVLTQGLPQVQLRTGLQGLSAGRAIETLLNLYAPNSSATLEGKVLIIGDAAAVRRVQGIAPQTMDTSRQTRTVLVPGLTGEQLTRVTSLLTAQSALFDTGVVLLAGTTEQLDASEKTLKGLPKPAAAVVATTPVQVTQTYIVQSDVAQTSAAVRELGTTVSVVGNALIVRGNVKQQADAAALVVALNQSVGTKAAAQQVRSVKQSYDTVAVTEDAQVLAALLPDVKVTPLATQGLLIVDAPQEVQGAVAVILKTQRDRRAGRAISYYTINTGRAADLVSVLKRELPGADVQVVEGRNMLSVQAARADQERVVTLLGQLQAAPTTGNAGSANEIITRSVTLGYSDAQTLATSVSSLAQTVAAAAAATSAATATGAVAAAPAATTTVLANADTNSLLLTGPRTIVEELTRAIAAIDQPAQGVRVRLRVEQVSESDLANLGINWKVGVGGVEVGQSDGNLTVGYAPSLSPASIQVALNTARTKGTGKTIIDSNFLTLSNKDTNFNNGGELLFPATSTIVNGAAVTTPGQTYSYGLGIKVRPRVAPDGTITLTLDTTLGSSPSAGPLASINQTKQSLQNTVMARPGETVVLGGIISTTDDQSRRGVPGLMDIPVLGQLFGSSNKTATRTALLFLLTADPITPPAAQRTGAGAERVNVPATPVTTEGSQRP